The genomic interval TTCTCAGGTAGGAGCATGCCGGGgctatggaggcagaggcttcCTTCGGCGTGGGTTTTGCTCCTCCTGCCATTCCTGCAGCTGCTGATGCCCGCAGCTCCCGCACCCCACCGCGGGTCCTACAAGCCAGTGATCGTGGTGCACGGGCTCTTTGACAGTTCATACAGCTTCCGCCACCTGCTGGACTACATCAATGAGGTCTGTCACGGGACGCCGGATGGAGGGTGTTGGAGCAGCTATAATGGCTGGGGAGGAAGCGTGGACAGCTGAAAGATAACCCCTCTAGGCCAGTTCCTCAGAGTATGGCTACTAGTGTGGGGGAGACTTGGGGGACGGGGGTTCCTGGTTCCAGCAACCGCATTGAATGCACGTGGCCTTCATAGTCCAACCCCAGTGGCTGCATTGCCCCCTTCCCACAGACACACCCCGGGACTGTGGTGACAGTGCTTGATCTCTTCGATGGCAGAGAGAGCTTGCGGCCCTTGTGGGAGCAGGTGCAAGGGTTCCGAGAGGCTGTTGGCCCCATCATGGAGAAGGCCGCTGAAGGGGTACATCTCATCTGCTACTCCCAGGGTAGGCAACACACTCTCAACTCCCAAGCCCTGTAGGAACTTGACCCTGAAGCTGCTTTCCAGCGGTTGCTTCTCTGCGCTGCATAGCTCTGGTCAGAGCCCCCAACACCCCCATTTTCTGGCTTCCCTCAGCACCCGTCTTCCTCCCGTCCTGAATGGGAGGGAGGCTCCCCTCTGTCCGCATTTTCCATGGCTTAGAGTTAAGGATCAGAGGCCTAAACTCTTAGCTTGGCTCTGTCACGTGACCCACAACTTGTTGGCCTAGGATGTGTCTTCAGTTTTGGATCCCattcttttaaagttttgagAGACCAGAGGCAAGGGTCACTGGGGTGCCCGTTCCAATGTTGGCGCTCTGCCTCCAGGGGGCCTGGTGTGCCGGGCGTTGCTGTCTGTCATGGATGAGCACAACGTGGATTCTTTCATCTCGCTGTCCTCTCCACAGATGGGGCAGTATGGAGGTGAGTGGGCACTGTGGGTTGCACAGAAGGCGCCATGTCCGGGGCACAGAGGGTTGAGGCTCCTTGGCGCTGCTGTTCTTTTCTCAGACACGGACTACTTGAAGTGGCTCTTCCCGACATCCATGCGGTCTAACCTCTATCGGATCTGCTATAGTCCTTGGGGCCAGGAGTTTTCCATCTGCAACTACTGGCATGGTAAGCCAGGGGGAGGGGCCCGCGTGGACACGGCCCTGTGGACGGTGAGGCCCGTGCCCACCTCTTCCGCAACCAAAGCAATAGTTTCCCTTTACCCACACTTACTAATCGAATAGGTGCTATTCAGAATGTTGTTGGCTAGCCAGCCACCCAGGTACCTCAGAGTGTGTGGTCTggtgcaaaatttaaaaaaaaaattagtggatcatcattattattagtctgtgtgcatgtgtgtgcgcgtgcacgtgcATGTTCTCATTCATGAACCATAAcacatacatggaggtcagaggacaactttcaggagtccattctgtctgtctgcaccaCTGTTCAGCTGCTGCAGTGTGGACCATAGCCcacatgagtgagtgagtgagtgacttTATTTACAGTAACAGGCAGCAGGCTGGGTTTGGTCCTTTGGGGCCAGCCTCTAGTGCAGGGTAGCATGCCTGGATGCTGGGGCCAGATTAGTATCATTAAATTAATGAGAGTAAGACACTTTTAACAATCACTGGCTCACACTGGGTTCCAGATAAAAGTACCTTCCAGGCCGGGGGTGCTGGTaggcacatttaatcccagtacttgggcgggagaggtaggaggatttcttgagtttgaaaccagcctgaatTATatgggagttccaggacagccaagactaaacagaccctgtctcaacaaacaaaccaaacaacagaaaacctcAGAAAGTGCTTTTGATCATGCTGACCGTTATTTTTATCCCTCTGTTATATGGCTGGGTGTCTGGCTTCACTGTTaggtttatgtatgtatttatggcTGGGTGTCTGGCTTCACTGTtagatttatgtatatattttatgtgtatacttTGCTTGTTCATCTGCataccagaagatggcatcagacagctatgagctgcgctgtgggtgctgggaattgaactcaggaccttgagaAGAGCAGTGAGAagtcttagccactgagccatctctccagctccggtCTTCACTGGTACTGCAGTCTCCTGACTGGTCATCTGGTCTTCTTTCCCATtacacttttcttcctttttttttttttaagttttaaaattttatgtatataagggtttttttgcatatatatgcaccacatacatgctcattgcctgtggagaccagaagatggcattgggtcccctgggactggagttacagacagttgtgagccaccatgtgggtgctgggaattgaaccagagtcttggaagagtagccagtgctctcaaccactgagccatccccccagccccattgactctctgtgtagccaaggatggctttgaactgaTCTCCTGATGGGACATCCTGAGTGCCGTGTTGCAGGTGTGGGCCACCTATGCCCACTTATGCAGTCCGTGGGTCAAATCCCACGGCCTCAGGCTCCTGGCTGTCTCCCTAACTGCTGTTTGTACTCAGATCCTCACCACGACGACCTGTACCTCAATGCCAGTAGCTTCCTGGCCCTCATCAACGGGGAAAGAGACCATCCCAATGCCACTGGTAAGGCCCAGCTCCCACCTCTGTCCCTCTTCCGCTTCTACCCTGGTTTGCGCCCTGTGACTGaccccatctctctccatctccacagCGTGGCGGAAGAACTTCCTCCGCGTGGGTCGTCTGGTGCTGATTGGTGGTCCTGATGATGGAGTCATCACCCCTTGGCAGTCTAGGTAACTTGGCAGTCAGGGGGTTGTAGAGGCTGAAGACTTGGCCTGGTAGTGCCCCTGGCATACAGTAGATGTTCATTGAGCGACAGGGGCCcggtgtgtagcccaggcttgacctcttgcctttgcttccctagTGACAGGCATTATTACCATATCTGCATCTCCCTCTTCCGTTCTGGGAGTGCTGGGGACCAGCTCCAGGGACTTACACactctaggcaagtgttctgcatACCTGACCCTTGTAGAACATGTTTGAgcctgaggcaagaagatcactTGAGCCCAAGAGTTCAGGATGAGCTTGGGCAAGATAATGAGACTGTTTCACCAAACACAAAAGCCTGATAGAGCTAACCCtgggactctggaggcagaagcaggtagggcTCTgtttcaggccatccagggctgtttgtttgagaccctgtgtcaagaaaCACCCCCACCGCCACTGACAATCTGgcagctggagatgtggctcagctggcacGGTGCCTGCCTAGCGTTCCCCgggtttcatcccagcactcggggcagaggaggaggatgagaagttcaggGTACTACAtcgtgaatttgaggccagcctgggctactgagaccctatttcaaaaaccaCACAcgagcattcatacacatataattttgaAGTAATCATGGATTCTTAGGAGGTTGCAGAGATGGTTTATCAAGCTCCTGTGTGTGCGGTTCCAGAGTTTACCTGGGGTTGCAGTCTGAGTAGAACACAGCGTCCGACTCAGACCtctgggcgtggtggcgcacgcctttaatcagaacttgggagaaagaggcaggtggatctctgagtttaaggccagcctggtctacagagtgagttctgttctaggctagccagggctatgtaaaaaaaagaaaaaaacaaaaaaataaaaaaacaaataaagccgggcggtggtggcgcacgcctttaatcccagcactcgggaggcagaggcaggcggatctctgtgagttcgagaccagcctggtctagaagagctagttccaggacaggctccaaagccacagagaaaccctgtctcaaaaaacaaacaaacaaacaaaaaacaaaacaaaacaaataaaaagccgaCGCCACTACCTTGTGAGTGTGAGGCTCCAGCTGTTTTCTCACGGTCCCTACCGTTCAGTGCCAGGCCCGGTGAGTGTCCACCTCAGCCCGTCTCCCTCCTCCGGAAAGCGGATGGATGGCTCTGCAGCCCAGCACACCTGCCTCTGTTGCGTCATGAGGAGTTGACCCAGGAGGGTCACCTGAAATTTACTCAACAGATACTTATTGATCAGTGTGTGCCCGGGTGCCATCCTGGGCCCTGGGGAAGCATCAGCAAAGAAAGTCCCTGATGTCGTGTTCTTTACACACTGAAGTAGAAATAGTGTGGCAGGGACAGTGAATGGAGGCAGGGGCCGGTGGTCAGGGGAGTGTGCTCACGCACCACCGCACATACTCGGGGATCTGAGGACGACCTCCAGGGCTTGGATAGCCCCCACTGTATGGgactgggggattgaactcagcgaGTCAGCTTGGCACCAGGCGCCTCTACCTGCCGAGCCATCAGCCTGATTTAAAGCTGTGTGAGAGTGTGGGGTGTGTGAGTtcaggtacctgtggaggccagaagaggggtgaCAGGCAGCTGTGACCACTGCTCCCATCCCCCACCATGCTAACTGACAGCTTTCTAGTTCCTCCCCTTCTATTAGCTCACTCCATCCTTGTAACAACCTAGTTGGGGTGATCACTGTATTAGGACACGTGGGGGCAGGAACTCACAGTTTGCCTACACTTGCAGCATTAGTGATCAGTGAGAATGGGCTGTCTGCTAGGTTTTCCTTCCGTTCCGTGAGGGGGCATTTCCACACaatataatgagatctgattaGACACAAGTCTGGGGTTCCAAcgtctttcctccctccagcccagctctgctgTACCCACCCAGCTGTCCCCTTTGTCCCCTTTGCCTGGGACATCCCTCCCTGGCCAGGCCTCATAACCAGACTGCTTTCTTATTCCCACAGTCTCTTGAACAAGGTCTCTCTATAgtcctgaatctcactctgtagaccagagctggccttgaactctcagagatccacctgcttctgccttctgagtactgggactaaaggcatttgccaccatgcaACTCCTggactttttttatttctattttatgtgcatagtgttttgcttgcacgtgtatatgtgtgaaggTATTggaactcctggaactggagttacaggcagttgtgagctgccgtgtgagtgctgggaattgaacctgggtcgtCTGGaggagctcttaaccactgggccacctctccagcccccactcctgAACCTTTTAACAGCTGGCACTTGTTCAGGTATTGACAGGAGGtctacttgctttttttttctttctgttttgagaggGTCTTACTGTGTCACCCTAGCTGTctcagaactcacagagctcctccagccgctgcctcctgagcgctggaattaaTGCATACACCAACTGCATCTGGcagtattaattaaaaaaaaaaaaaagttggctgaGTCTGTAAAGATGCCTGGCCACTTGATCCCTGGATCAAAACAGTGGGGAGGACTGAGCCCCAGAGctggcctctgccctccacatcaTGTCATGGCATTGCACACACAGTTAGTTAAATTTTAGCTGGGCATGGCTGGCTGTGCACCCGGAGCCAGAGGCCAAggctgcctcaaaacaaacaaaaagcctatcCTCCCTGCACTTacgaggaagaggaggcaggaggatcagggtcAATGTAGGgttcacagtgagaccctgcaaAAACGACCAGCTGGCTTCTTTGCAGCAGCGAGTGTTGAATCTAGTATCGATGCTAGGcgtgtttttctgtgtttcaattgtttgggttttgagacagggtctttctgcatagccctggctgtcctggaactcactatgtagaccaggccaggctagccttgaactcactgagagcctcctgcctcttgagtgctttGACTGTAGACGTCAATGGCCATGCTAGGTTCTCCAgtcatgtgtgggtgtgtctacatgcaggtgtgtgcatgcaggagTGCACGTGCCCTCGGGGAGACcaaaatgctgagccatctctccagcccccaaacttaatttttttttttttactgaaagaaGTATGTATGTGAATGGTTTGACTGCATGTACATTTatgtaccacgtgcatgcctgatGTCCAGGGCGGCCATGAGATGGCATTGATTGCCTGGAATTGCAGCTACAAAAGGTTGTGAAActccatatggatgctgggaattgaacctgagtcctctggaaaagcagccagtgctcttaacagctgagctagctctccagcacTTAAATCCTTCAAGTCAGGAattgttcttggttttttgttgAGATAGTTCTTACGCAGCCCACTTTGGCCTTGAACACTCCACACTCCCCTCTCTAAGTGTGTTCCTGTACCCAGCTTCTGTCAAAGATTCTGAGTGTCCACCAGGGGGCCTTAAGTTTCTCTGGGACTCTAGCACACGTTGGTTTTCCTAGCTCTCCTGATAGTCTCCCTACAAATCTTTCTATAGCTTCTTTGGTTTCTATGACGCCAACGAGACGGTCTTGGAGATGGAGGAGCAGCCGGTAAGCCCCTTGGAAcaacttcctttctccctccattggGTTTCTGCCTCTGACCCCTGAGCTGAAGGGTCTGTATCATAGGGCCGGGGCAGCGGGGGCAGTGGGGGTCAGGGGTGATTTGGGCAGCAGCAGTACCtcactttgtctttttcctgtgtCTCCACACCCCTCCACCCACCTTGAAGGTTTATTTGCGAGACTCCTTTGGGTTGAAGACTCTCTTGGCCCGGGGGGCCATAGTGAGGTGTCCTATGGCTGGGATCTCTCATACCACCTGGCACTCCAACCGCACGCTCTATGATACTTGCATCGAACCATGGCTCTCCTGAAGATGCCCTCAGGAATCCCCCAGCCCAGAGACCAAGTGGTGGCCTTGGGAAACAGATGCCAGGCTCCCACACTGCCCCACCCCCCCAGGGCTTCCTgaatcctcccctccctcctctgtgaaTGACAAGTCCTGGTCCCCTACCTCATGTCCTCTTCTGGGGATGTCTCCAcactctccctttctcccacGGCTGAGGTTGGGAAGCGAGCACCAGGTTTTTAACTGGCTTCACCGCGGCTGCTGCTCCTCCGGGTCTGGCTGTACCGGAGGAGAACCCAGCCCCTGCCCACCACAGGGGCCCTTCCAGGCCACTCAGGACATTTTTAGCTTCTGTTTAGTGTCCCCTTTTTCTCAACTTCCCTGTTTCCAGCCTCCCCACCAAGAGGGACGCCCGTGAGGGGTTCTGAGGTTCCCCTATGGGGACAGTTCACTTTTGAAGTGTCAGTGTTGGGGAATATCTGTGGCCTGCAAGGCCCATCTCAGGTTTGGGGATCCCCCAGTCCCTATGATCAGTGTTGGGGTATCCCCTGGGAGCCTAGGTTCTTTGAGGCCCCAGCCCCTCTTTTAACGACCCCTCAGTGGGTGTTCcctgtatttataaaaataaagttcccTTTCCTCAGTGTGGCTTGGCTTATTCCCAGGTGAAGGGGACCTGGGCTCCCCAAAGAGGGCAGGGATGGAAAGCCTGGGGCCTGGGTGCCCAGATGCCTGCTGTGGGGTGGGGACTCCCTTGGTGTTTCCGTCTTCTCAATGCCCATTCTGTTTAGGTTCctgactctctgtgtgttctttcctgCTGAAGACAATTCTCTTCCTGTCCCGGCCTAGGGTTAGGGGGCTGAGCTTCAGCCTCATGGGTAGAATTGGCCTGCCACCCCCGGACTAGACGAGGGGGCTGAGGGTCAGGGTGGGCATGTGTTATGCCCTTTGACCTTTGTCGGTCAGGGCTGGGTGAGGGGCTATACAGTGAGTCTCCCTTTGCCTGGGAGGAGGAATTCACACTGAGACAATAGAGCCCTGTCTGTTCTGGCTTGGGGGTGGTGTCCCCCAACCCCCAATAAATGCCATCAAGGGATGGAGGCAGTTTCTCCTGGTGCCTTGGGCGCCCCTGCCCTTCTGtgactgctttctttcctcagctGATCTTGCCTGCTTGGCCATGACCTGCCCTTGGTCAGCTCTCCCCGTCCTCACATTCTCCCACAGTCTGTGTTAGGTCGAAGGGGGGTGAGTGCTGGTTGCCACTAGAGCCAGAAACTTCTGATTTGGGGGCCTTCAAAGGTTATGTAGGTCCTTCTAAGCGGCTTGGCTGAAGAGAGGGTGAGGGAGGCAGGACAGGCCTGAGACTGAGAGCCTTGTGGGAAGGAGCAGAAGTGGGAGAGCGCTGTCTGGGCCCGCCCCCTTGCCTTTTCCACAGTCTGGGCGGCTGCTGCTGGGGCTGCAGACTCTCTGGACAGGGAAACAGGTAGGGAGTCGGGGAAGTCAGTGGAGGACGGGATTGCTTGGCCTTAGGATGGGTAGGCGCTGGGAAGGAGGCTCCCCAGTGAGTGTCTGGTGTGTATGCGATGGTGCgggagaggaatggaggcagAGCTGTGTGACGTGAAGGTGTAGGCTCTCTACAGTTTGGAGGGAGCACACTGAGAAGCGCTGTGTGGGAAGGCTGGCCATGAGCTCGGGGCTAAGGAGAGCCTGGATGATGGCAGGACATGCCCAACAAAATGCACAGGCTGTTGCAGACCATGTGAGTGCTTGTGCTCCTTTAGAAGAGTGAACACCCTGACCTCAGGAGATTGTTTTAGCAGGGCTGAGGCTAGACCAGCCAGAGAGAAGCCTGTAACTGCTTGTCTGCAGCCCACAGTGTCTGGAAGAACCATGGGGCTCAGGGCTGAGCTGGGCGGTTTCCAGATTGGATTCTCATTCCTCCTGCTACTGATGTCAGGCGAGGGGCGCAAAGGAGGAGCTTTCAAACAAAGGTGACAGcaaagggggaggggcaaggtGAGGACACTGGGCGGGGGCAGACTTGGCCGGACGttaaataaaactgaacatttagAATGAGGGCATTGGGCCTCAGCAGCTGCTGAGGGCCGCCACACTCAgtgccccccacctccaccccgaCATGGCTGCAGCGTGGGGGTCTGCTCCAACCAGCCCCTGGTGGTTCCACTCCGATACAACGAGTCCTACAGTCAACCGGTATACAAGCCCTACCTGACCCTGTGTGCTGGCAGGCGCGTCTGCAGCACCTACAGGTGAGAGGTGCCTCCCGAGCACTCCCCCAGAACCAAGCCCAGGATGGGTACCCGGAATCCTGACCCGGTTTTATGTTCTAGGACCACTTACCGCGTGGCCTGGCGGGAGGTGAGGCGGGAGGTTCAGCAGACACACGTGGTGTGCTGCCAGGGCTGGAAGAAGCCACACCCAGGAGCTCTCACCTGTGAAGGTGAGTGAGGCTGGAGCTTGAGGCCTTCATGGGAGGCACTGGGTGGTGCTGGGGCCTGGCACTGAGCCCAGGTCTTAACTCTCTTTCCTTTCAAATGCACCCAGCCATCTGCTCCAAGCCTTGTCTTAATGGAGGTGTCTGCACTGGACCGGACCAGTGCGAGTGTGCCCCAGGCTGGGGAGGGAAACACTGCCACGTGGGTGAGCAGGCAGGTTGCCCCACAGTGGGGGCGGGTGctgggatggccccacccaccgtGGCGCCCTTGCCCCCTTCAGCCCCCTCTGTTTTCTGGTAACTAGATGTCGATGAATGCAGGACCAGCTTCACCCTCTGTTCTCATGGCTGTTTGAACACCCCGGGCAGCTTCACGTGCGGTTGTCCGCAGCCCCTGGTTCTGGGTTCGGATGGGCGCACCTGTGCAGCAGGGCCTCtggaatcttcaacaaatgccaGCATCCTCAGTGTGGAGGGTGGGTATGGGACGCCTGTGGGGTGAGCCTGGGTCCTCGTAGTGGGCGAGGCCATGCTCACAGTCTCCTCTGTCCTAGTACGAGAAGCAGAACGTGAGGAGCAAAACCTGAGGTGGGAGGTTGCAGAGCTGCGGGCGCGGCTGGAGCGGCTGGAGCAGGTGAGCAGTGGGCAGAGGCACAGGGGGGCGGGGATGCGCATGCACCCGGGACCGCGCCAGAATCCTGAGGTACCACTTTCCTTTGCAGTGGGCCACACAGGCTGGGGCCTGGGTCCGAGCGGTGCTGCCCATGCCGCCCGAGGAGCTGCAGCCAGAACAGGTGGCTGAGCTGTGGGGCCGGGGTGACAGGATCGAGTCCCTCAGTGACCAGGTGCTGCTGCTTGAGGAAAAGCTGGGTGCCTGTGAGTcccccctgctcctcctccacaACTAAAGACATTGTCAACTCAGTACCTCACCTCAAAACCCTCCACCTCTGTCCTTACCCCAGACCCTTTCCCCGGGGCCACTTGCTTAGTGTTGGGTGACCTGACACCTTGCCTCTCTGCCATTAACCAGGTGCCTGTGAGGACAACAGCCTGGGCCCAAACTTCCACGGCTGACAAGGAACTCCCACAGCAGCCTGGATCCCTAATTTATACAGAAACTGCCTTATCTGGGATCGGTAGATGGAGGATCGACCACCTGGCCGCAGAGGCGCAAAGAGCCACAGGAAGCCCccagatctctctttctctttattctcagTTGCTTGCTGTTATCCCATAATAAAAACCAACCACACAAAACTGGATCCCACTCGTTCCTTCTGCCCCCCGCCTACCTCCTGGGTCTTAGGAATGGGTCTAGAGTGGGAGGCAGGGGAGTGGCCAGTGCCActgggaggaaatgaaaactgGCTCAGAGGGGGAGGTacctcaaaagaaagagaaataaattaagcgccctcctctccctctcaccAGGGTCAGGTTCTTTCCCCTAAGGCCCCAGGGAGCAGAGAGCGGCAGCTTCTAAGGTCCGCCCCTCCGGAATTTGGTTAGATGGTGCTGGGCCAGGACCCTGGAGACCTCTACCAAAGGGACGGAGGAAGCAGAATTGGCATTTGAAGTGTGCTCAGCCCCTGGCATGGGCAGGGATGAGGCCTCCGAGTTAGACAAGCCCAGCCCCGCTGAGGGTGACAGTGTTGAGTTCCCTAGGTGAGCTGGGTAGTCCTCAGGTGCAGCTTCCAGCCACAGGGTGAGGAGTCCTCACAGCAGATGGGCCCCCTCCATCTGTGGTCTTGGCGTGAGGAATGGATTGTTCCACACAACAGATGAGTCCATTGTCCAGTGTggggtggagaggaagagaaggccaCAAAGAGACCATTGGGGAAGGATGGGATGGAATGTCCCCACCCTTGTATCTGATGAACCACTTGAGATGAGGGGAGGCAACTGTCCCACAAGACAAGATGGCGGGTGGGGATCGCAGTGGAGACTGTGCCCACGCGGGAAGAGTCCgcgggtggggtggggaaggacatGGAGTGATGCTGTATCCATATTCACTTCACAAGTTGAAGACTCAAAAGGAGAGTAGGGAGTGGGGACCCAGGAAGAGGGCCTGGCCCTGCTTCAGGCTCTGGGTCAGA from Microtus ochrogaster isolate Prairie Vole_2 unplaced genomic scaffold, MicOch1.0 UNK87, whole genome shotgun sequence carries:
- the Ppt2 gene encoding lysosomal thioesterase PPT2, producing MPGLWRQRLPSAWVLLLLPFLQLLMPAAPAPHRGSYKPVIVVHGLFDSSYSFRHLLDYINETHPGTVVTVLDLFDGRESLRPLWEQVQGFREAVGPIMEKAAEGVHLICYSQGGLVCRALLSVMDEHNVDSFISLSSPQMGQYGDTDYLKWLFPTSMRSNLYRICYSPWGQEFSICNYWHDPHHDDLYLNASSFLALINGERDHPNATAWRKNFLRVGRLVLIGGPDDGVITPWQSSFFGFYDANETVLEMEEQPVYLRDSFGLKTLLARGAIVRCPMAGISHTTWHSNRTLYDTCIEPWLS
- the Egfl8 gene encoding epidermal growth factor-like protein 8 codes for the protein MGLRAELGGFQIGFSFLLLLMSGEGRKGGAFKQSVGVCSNQPLVVPLRYNESYSQPVYKPYLTLCAGRRVCSTYRTTYRVAWREVRREVQQTHVVCCQGWKKPHPGALTCEAICSKPCLNGGVCTGPDQCECAPGWGGKHCHVDVDECRTSFTLCSHGCLNTPGSFTCGCPQPLVLGSDGRTCAAGPLESSTNASILSVEVREAEREEQNLRWEVAELRARLERLEQWATQAGAWVRAVLPMPPEELQPEQVAELWGRGDRIESLSDQVLLLEEKLGACACEDNSLGPNFHG